One stretch of Vulpes lagopus strain Blue_001 chromosome 12, ASM1834538v1, whole genome shotgun sequence DNA includes these proteins:
- the LOC121472573 gene encoding tropomyosin alpha-4 chain-like produces the protein MASLSSLEAVKRKIQALQQQADEAEDRAQGLQRELDGERERREKAEGDVAALNRRIQLVEEELDRAQERLATALQKLEEAEKAADESERGMKVIENRAMKDEERMEIQEMQLKEAKHIAEEADRKYEEVARKLVILEGELERAEECAEVSELKCGDLEEELKNVTNNLRSLEAASEKYSEKEDKYEEEIKLLSHKLKEAETRAEFAERTVAKLEKTIDDLEEKLAQAKEENVGLHQTLAQTLNELNCI, from the coding sequence ATGGCCAGCCTCAGCTCCCTGGAGGCGGTGAAACGCAAGATCCAGGCCCTGCAGCAGCAGGCGGACGAGGCGGAGGACCGCGCGCAGGGCCTGCAGCGGGAGCTGGACGGCGAGCGCGAGCGGCGCGAGAAAGCCGAAGGGGATGTAGCAGCTCTCAATCGACGCATCCAGCTTGTGGAGGAAGAGCTGGACAGGGCTCAGGAGCGACTGGCCACAGCCctgcagaagctggaagaggcagaaaAGGCTGCAGATGAGAGCGAGAGAGGAATGAAGGTGATAGAAAACCGGGCCATGAAAGATGAGGAGAGGATGGAGATTCAGGAGATGCAGCTCAAAGAGGCCAAGCACATCGCTGAGGAGGCCGACCGCAAGTATGAGGAGGTGGCTCGTAAATTGGTCATCCTGGAAGGCGAGCTCGAGAGGGCGGAGGAGTGTGCTGAGGTGTCTGAACTTAAATGTGGTGACCTAGAAGAAGAACTCAAGAATGTCACTAACAATCTGAGGTCACTCGAGGCTGCCTCTGAAAAGTATTCTGAAAAGGAGGataaatatgaagaagaaatcaaacttttgTCCCACAAACTGAAAGAGGCTGAGACCCGTGCTGAATTTGCAGAGAGAACGGTTGCAAAACTGGAAAAGACAATTGATGACCTGGAAGAAAAACTTGCCCAGGCCAAGGAAGAGAATGTGGGCTTACATCAGACACTGGCTCAGACACTAAACGAACTTAACTGTATATAA